Genomic DNA from Telopea speciosissima isolate NSW1024214 ecotype Mountain lineage chromosome 2, Tspe_v1, whole genome shotgun sequence:
TTGGATGATTGCTGCCCTTGGATGGCCTGTGCACTAGTGTAAAAGCCAATGAGAATATACACAAGAGCATCCAAACAGAGGATGGAATgggataggatggtcatttcatgaCACCTTGTGTTTGAACGTAGGGTACGCTGCCAGGTCGCGATCTTTTTCCCTGCATAATGAATAACTTTTTGACCATGCGTAAATAGTTTGGTAGGTTTTTGACAATCAATTAAGGGCATTATAGGCATTTAGAAAAACAGTGGGTATTAAAGTAATTTACTGTAAAGAAAGTGCATCCTACGACTACAGGAAAAGACTTCGAAGAAACGGAGACCCCTAAATGCCGGTCATGAGACTCATGACTAATGATTACGACGGCTATTCCATTTTCCCAAAAGCCGCGTGCGCCATCGGTTTCGACCTTACACGTGTCAGTCCTTATTTCACCCCCacacctctttttctttttaatgttgGAAAGCTAAGAGGAGGAGACACGTTGCCGACATGCCAACAAGGTCACATGCTTGTCGCGCGTCCGACTGCcatcgggtttttttttttctgcacaTGGACTCTACGCAAAAGTTGACCTCATAATCCCCCGAACACCTTGACCCCACTTGCTTTTCACATCCTTTAGAATAAGATACCAATCTGACGGTTCATATATACATTTATACAGATTAACATTAACAGTGTCATACACAGTGGAGATACCgcgttttttattaaaaatttgaaaCAGATCTAACCGACAAGGGGCCGCCCAAACTCCTAAGCACACTGTGAATAATAGACCACATGCTTCCGTCATCACTTATCATCTACAATGGGCCAATGGGTGGGACCCATAGAACGAATCGCAACGGCTCTTGCACGTCCACTTGGAAGACTGTGAGTCGATGATTAGAAATCTTGCCAGTGAGATTGTCCATCGATATATAGAGTACACATAAGCGAACTCTTTCTTACCCAAATCTTGCCTGAGCTGAGCTGAGCATTTGAAGAAAAGTAAGCAAGCGATCAAGTCTGCAAAAAATGTCATCGGAGACGGCGAGTAATTTGCCGGCGTCAGATGTCACCGGCCTAAATTTCAAGGAAACGGAGCTGACGTTAGCTTTACCAGGAGATTCTCGTGCTGAGACGACATCAAAGAACAACAGTAAGAGAGCATTCTCTGAAACCGTGGATCTGAATCTCGGGAGCGCTAACAGAGATAAATCAATAACCGATCCCTCCGGTGCCGGAAAACCACCGGCTGAGAAGTAAGACGACGAGAATTTCAAATTTATAGCTCTTGATTATTTCTTTAAGAGTCTTAATCATGCATGGaagaaaggaattttttttttttttttgaaggtgaTATTAAATTTGTGATCTTGTTTTTTTTCAGGGCACAGGTGGTTGGATGGCCGCCGGTGAGATCGTTCAGGAAGAACGTGTTGAAAAGCTGCACATACGTGAAGGTAGCAGTAGACGGAGCACCGTATCTACGGAAGATAGACTTGGAATTGTACTCCAGCTATGAACAGCTCTTGAGCGCTTTGGAGAAGATGTTCAGCTGCTTCACCATCTGTatgtatcttcttcttttttccggCCCCCAATTTTGGTATTAATTTTCACCGTATATGAAAAGCAGAGATTAAACTTGAATTTTATTGATTAATTACAGGTAATTATGAAAATGAGAGGAAGCTTGTGGATCCTGTTAATGGAACTGAATACGTTCCTACTTATGAAGATAAAGATGGTGATTGGATGTTAGTCGGAGACGTTCCTTGGAAGTAAGTTTTCCGATCTAATCTCATGTATTTGACAAAATTCAACCAATCTTCTCAAAATTTCGCAATCTAATTTGATGGTTTTGCTTGTATATTTTCCATACGATTCTCAGTAATAGAATTTCaaattatgattttatttcGCCGAATTTTTTCATGAAATATTAAAAATCTTATCAATATCTTTCTGTTTGGATTTACAGAATGTTCATCGCTTCATGCAAGAGGATTCGATTGATGAAAAGTACAGAAGCAATTGGATTAGGTATATATCatcaataattaaaagaaaatatttttgttaATATTTCATGAAATATCTCTAAGTACTGAAACCATCATATTGTTTTGATTGATGCAGAACCAAAAACGCCTTCGAAATGCACAAGCACAAGCTAAGGAAGAAGTTACATGGAAGGCCCCTTTTGAttgataagaacacttttatGTACAGAGACTTTAtattaacaccccccccccccccttgtgtTGTTTGATCTTATTTTCTTGGGGAGTTTTGATAATCTAATGGGAGTAGTAGAGTAATAAGAGAGACCTGCCTTGTTAATTATACACCTTAAAATACTGGTGCAGTTATATATACTTTAGTCCTCGgctttttaagtttgaaaatttaatGATATACTTCTGATACTCATCAAGAATTATCAATATTTCTTTTTAATCATTCTGAGTTAAGGTCTGTAATCCATACATGAAGTGATTAATTTACTTGAAATTAATGTGAAAATAGATTAATTAAATATATAGAATGTTGAAGGTCTTATTTATAACAAACAACTTTAAAAAGATAAATATATAGGTCtactatttatatatattagatGGTATAAATAATAGAAAGATTAAAAATTAATAAGATATGAGTTCATTGAATCAGTATAAATCTAGGATCTTCTAGTAGCTTCTCCAAGATGACACCTTACATGCCTCTTATTTTTATCCTTATATGTTAGTGCATCACAATTCTTGATTTGCACTTGATGATATATATAAGCACAATCTCTATTAACATGGTATAAATAATTGATGTAAGTAAATGATCCTTTCTCTCCTTGGACCTTATGGGAGACAATGAGGGTGAAAATT
This window encodes:
- the LOC122652360 gene encoding auxin-responsive protein IAA1-like, producing MSSETASNLPASDVTGLNFKETELTLALPGDSRAETTSKNNSKRAFSETVDLNLGSANRDKSITDPSGAGKPPAEKAQVVGWPPVRSFRKNVLKSCTYVKVAVDGAPYLRKIDLELYSSYEQLLSALEKMFSCFTICNYENERKLVDPVNGTEYVPTYEDKDGDWMLVGDVPWKMFIASCKRIRLMKSTEAIGLEPKTPSKCTSTS